The window acacttttcaatgtcccatgtttggtgctctcgtgcaaattccaaacgggtaattttgtggcgttgaaggagacgaagtctttaaacacatttttttgataGTCATTGGACTGCACTAGGCAACAGTAACAAGATTTTGCTTttgaaggctgtggtcttaaactttttatcagctgatgaacagcctgtttcacttttaTAACCgttgtccatccattcatccatgttttgtaccgcttgtcctcgctagggtcgcaggtatgctggagcctatacctgCTGTcttttcgggcgagaggtgggctacaccctggactggtcgccagccagtcgcagcgTTTAATGGTTGCTTgcttgtctcactcccatttcttctttttgcattttgaagctctacttagaacctcctcaagattcaacagtgcaacatgtaaattcctgtaatttttcaattggtcttagAATTTTCATCATGAGTGTATGAGTACTATGGAACCTTAGTTAccatacgccccggttagcatgtttttccagTTAACATCAAATTTATGCCAGAATTTGTTAGcaacctattagcttgctaatacatggaaacaggaaacgGAAGTCTGCACAGTCACTTGTCTACAATGTCATCAGTAGTTGACGGCAATTCTTTGCGAAGTACGCCAAAagttttatagtttatagtttttcatgcataaaaccaTTTTAAAGGCATGTTATTAATgacgaatgaaaaggataaatgtattgtattgtattgtattgtattgtatgtactttattgatcccacagcggggaaatttatttgttacagcagcaagcaagcaagacaagtaaagagaacagtaaagtaaagcgaaatgaacattgaaggttaGTTACTTTTACGTTTATTAAAGATGTGAGTGTTGccgaagacacgatgtggcagcaagatcaacacagacaccaccttcgagttatttcttgaattcagtagtctttctcaccttcttcatcaaatgcTTGCGCTTGAAACTTTCTCTGGCTCCATTTTGCAGTTATTTTGCAGTCGTGATCAAAAGTAAAGCAGAGACTTTAGGTGAGACGCACCTTGAttaagtgatattactcagagaacaatagtcagcaacattATGTATGAGAAGAACTCACTTTCTCTTGCTTTGCTGATGTTTCGGATGGCGTCGGTTCTTTGGGGAGGCTggaggtttgtttttttgcgtgaTCTTGCCAGGATCCTCAGGCTGTTTTGTTGTGGTGCTGCTTTGGATGTGTGTTAGGCTTGGTCATGTTCAACTGTCCTGGCTATGTGTTACCACAGAGACTTGTATGGCAGGTTTTTCTTGTCCTTTTTCGATTCCGACATCACTCCTGATCCTTGGTGCTTGTTAGCACATAGCACATGCTCTTGTTGCGATCATGTGGGATCTATCCAggcgctgctggatagaagtgctggaggAGAGTATGGAATGGACCGCTTGTATCGAAGTACTGATATTGgaaattttagatgcaggccgatataatacGATCCTGATATTGGACCAATTACCGGTATCAATATCAGCTCGGGACATCCCTGGAATTTGAATTGAaattttaaaacacacacatgcactgtaTTTTTCCTGTGACATACGTAGACCAACACCAGTGTCTCAACATCACGTGTCAATATTTTTGCAAAAAGTATGCTTGCGTGTATTTTGGCCGAGCGCATCTGGATGCCTTTCCCTTGTGCTAAAAGCAGCCGTGATTAACAAGTTCAGACTGAAAACGTCTGCAGTTGAAGAAGAAACACAGAAAGAGTCCGGAGATGACGTAACCCCTGTTACAGACAATAACAGGATAAAACACTGACCTGATTGTGAGATGTAATAAAGATAAACCATTGTGACCTGAATATAAAACCTCTTTTCCAAGTCAAGCATACATTGGAAATATTGTTATAAATCCTGTCGTTAACATTGGTGAAATAAAATGTGGTAGATTGCAATGTAAAAGTATATCAAatttcttagctgcttgacTCTGCTTAATTGATCACTATTATCTGAAATTCAGGATCATAAATCCtcatctgttgtttgctaacttccTAACAGcctttgagacatttttttttctgcagcagGTCTTTGTGTTACTCCAGGTGACTgctgcgtgtatgtgtgtgagtgacaggaagaaaagctctggctgCTTGTGTTTAGGCGTCACCTGTTGGCTTGCATATATGAATATCTAGACATCAAATATACGACTTATAATGAATATAAAACAGTCATCTGATGAACTCAAGTTTAATTGTAGACGTTGAAGTGTACACTTGGTGCATTACTTGAGTTAAATCGACTCAATGCCTCCATCTTATGTGCATATAAACTGAAAATTAATATACATAATGGCAGCAAATACACTTGCATATAATTAATTGTCAAACTGTAATCAGCATGTGCAGGTTAGCCATAATGGATAATTCATTTAGTAGTCTGATGCGGATGCTtccaagattaaaacatgacgagaTTCTCTTTCAGAAACTTCTTGTGATAATAACTTAATTCATTTCACAATTAATTTGCATAATCACAccgtaaatgaaaatgaacttgatcattttgctggccgccatatattgccatgtgcatgcatgtctgttttcttcaTCTCTTGcgtccaaacaggcaggaaaatACATatcacaaacgccaattccacatctttacagagtgaaagatgatatattaaaggaaatattgtatCATAATGATATATTATGATGTGTCTCGTgaacccaatctcatgtattgtCGCGTCTTGTGAGCTGGGTGTCTCGTCACCCCCCTACTAAGTAAACACAGTTGTCATTTACACTCTAATGATATCAGAACATCATTTAAACATCACACACTCCGGAGAAGCCATTAATCCTTGAAATATGTCTTTTCAGCATTAGAAAACTCACATTGGCAATTACTTCTTCACAGATCGATCATAGAAAGCGGCCAATAGAATAGCATTACCGATTGCAACACACAAAACAGAAACGAGAGTGACACTTCCAAAGTAACGGTTACGTCCGCCCCTGTTAGCGCATTTTTCGGTTAACAACCAAAAtatttgccttggcttgcgttcaccCGCTTGtttagtgtccaaaatgtgtttgtttgcgccgccatcttggatcacgcagCCAAGACGAAGTCTTGTGATACTTGCACATGATCGCGCAATGCACTGTGGGCCGTTTAGGCTGTTTATGTCAGAGTTGTAGAGAGACACACGATATAACAAACACATGGGCAtagagaaaggcgatggacccTTATCGAGACAAAGGTGCCAGGGCTCAGAATTTTCCACCTTAAAGAGAAGATCCtcatcatttcagaggtatatAAATGTGCCGGGAGTGGCTCCGTCATTGGCTGCGATGCATACTACGGTTCCCTcgtaacagtctatcaacccgCCGGGGGACTGAGGGTGACACTCGAGGTTTCTGCCCGTCTTTTCACATCCATAACACTCGTTTGTTgttccagcagcaacacataagcattcaaacttacaGCATGTTCGCGGCATCCTGAGTTAAACATGGCACACGTCACCACCTCACCGGGGAACTTCCGCAACGTCACAGTTGTGCAAGTAAAGGATCCGCTGACTTTACAGATATGGACATGATATTGATAAAGAATATAATTGAATTGGTTATCGAACcatttacatatatttgtaaTCTATCTTATTCACCAGGGCTATTTCCTGACAGTATGAAAATAGCCAAAGTAATTGCAATTTATAAAAATGGAGGTAAACATGCTTTCTCCAGCTACAGACCAGTATCCTTGCTTCCacagttttccaaaatattagagaaattGTTTGTAATCAGGTTAAACAAATGTATAGATAGAAGCAATAGTCAGTATGGATTTAGAACCAACCACTCCACATCAATGGCTCTTATGGAATTAACTGAAGCACAACTTCAACAGAAGTAAGCAGTGGTTGTGGTTATTCGTCTCCACCTGTTACGTTTTTTAATGATATCTTATCGTTTAGTTTAACAGTAGCACGTCTCAGTGACCCGGTGTTGGGTGAATGCTCAAACTTCCACGTCTTATCAAGTTTTACGGCGTACACCGAACAAGTGAAGATGAAGGGCGGGGTCAACAAAGCTTCTCCGCTTGGAACAAAGCCACCGTTGCATCAAGTCATTTGGATCAAAGGCTACTTACCAGCCAGAGTTAAAATGCGCTCGCTTCTTCTATGCAGTGGAATCGCTATTATCAGTGattgaacttctttttacactttgtatgaatgttttcaaaatatgaaaacGGTATGCAAAACACGGCATGTACAGTGAGTACTAATTTCACGATGGCCACAGTTGCCATCCTCTAGTTTAGGGCTCTGACAACAAAGGCAGCGTGACATTTTGTGTCAAAGTTGCAGGGTCATCACTTCCTGCAGGCAGAGGGCCCGACTGCTGACTTTCACTGACTACCTGTCCGCTGAGCCATCTCCATCCGCTGAGTGTGCAACCTTGTTATCTTTTATATTGTCACATGCTGAGATGACGACGTCTGTTCATTTCACTTTATGACTTGAGGAACACCTACCATGTAATCGTTTGAAGAGCAAAAGCACTTTCACTATTTGGGTTCAATGTGCTCGGTCAGCCAGTGCACTTCTGCTTTGAGTTATCAGTGATTGTCAATCAATGTCATTTTATCATTATAGAAATTCCACATAAGCATAGTTGCAATGTAAAAAATGGAGTCAGCTGAGCTATTGTGACGttacactgccatctagtggtaaaACTATTGCAATACTATATTTTGGATGCCGGCAAGGGAATATTAAAGCTATGCTGAAGATTAatacaacttaaaaataatatccatccatccatccattttctataccgcttctcctctttagggtcgcgggggcatgctggagcctatcccagctgacttcgggcgacaggcagtgtacaccctgggctggttgccagccaatggcagggcacatatagacaagcaaccattcacactcacattcatacctgtggaccatttggagtcgccaattaacctaacatgcatgtttttggaatgtgggaggaaaccggagcacccggagaaaacccacacacgcacggggagaacatgcaaactccacacagaaatttaaaaataataaataaacataaaatacagtatataaatatttgactaatttgcattgtttttcaAGAAATGTATATTCCAAGAGTAAagtacttaagaaaatgtagtACTTAAGTAATCTTCAAATGTTAATATGtttacatgttatttttttgtagaaGGATAATGAGTGATAATGTTACAAGTGTGCTTATAGAATTTCCATCTAGAGatgctttaaaataaaaaaataaaaaagagagaatttagcagttttttaaagaaaatatatattgtcaAATGATTCTGAAAAGATTCTCTCCTGCCTCTTCTAGTCTGGAGCTTTTGTATCTGGGCGGAAACTTCATCACGGCCATTCCTCCAGAAGTTGCCAACCTGCCTTACCTGAGCTACTTGGTGTTGTGTGACAACCGCATCCAAAGTGTGCCACCACAGCTCACCAGGTTGTAAAGAATGTACCCCCATCATCCGGCCAAGTCCACTGTCATCTTACGTTTTCTCTTTGTGTCACATCTTTGTCTTCCTCAGGCTCCACTCGCTGCGCTCCCTCAGCCTCCACAACAACCTGCTCACCTACCTGCCCAGGGAGATCCTCAGCCTGGTGCACCTGCAAGAGCTCAGTCTCCGCGGCAACCCGCTGGTGGTGCGATTTGTCAAGGAGATGACCTACGACCCCCCCTCGCTGCTGGAGCTGGCGGGGCGCACCATTAAGAGCAGGAATATGTCCTACTCGCCACGTGACCTGCCCACCAGCCTGCTCAACTACTTGGAACTGGCCAGCAAGTGTCCCAACCCGAAATGCGCTGGTAACAACACATTCTGTTTCCTCTTCATTTTCCCACAAGAAAGATAATTCGTCCGTTGCAGCGTCAAACTTTTCACATCATATAACTTGACAACCGTACAGGCAATCCTATAAGTAACGTTTTAGCACAGTTCATCGCAAACGCCTGCTCAAGCTGTTTTTACtgaaaacactagtcaaacatTTTCTATATGACAAGATTGATCTGCTGTTTTTCCAGCATCTattgcacaacaacaacaacaaaaacactagtcagagATTCGTGTGACccgaaaacaacaaaaaaggagaaACTGAATGAACAGCTGCGTTAAGCCTTTATGTAAAGCGACTCGCCTCCCAAGTCCTTGCTGTCTTTGTCAGTGCATTTGTGACTGGAGATGTAGAGGTAagttttaacttctttttacacttgtatgacggGTAATGTTTTAATGTACTTACAACATTGCTTGCACAGTTCATAAGTGTTTGATGGtggcagtttgaccctggaatggaCCATTTCCATTTTGTATGCTTCTGTATAAACCCCTCCTTTTGTGATACAATGTTTTCCTGTCACACTCTGTAGGCGTGTACTTCGACTCGTGCGTACGCCAGATTAAATTCGTGGACTTCTGCGGCAAGTACCGGCTGCCGCTCATGCACTACCTGTGCTCCCCGGAGTGCACAACGTCGCCGTGCAGCTCCAACCCCCAAAGCGACGCCGAGTCGGAGGACGAGAACAGCGTGCCCGCCGACCGCCTGCAGAGGGTGCTGCTGGGCTAGAAGCACGTGAACTCTTCAGTAATTGTGCatctatacatacagtatgtacggaAAATACTCTCTATGAGTCATCATATGAACTTGTCCATCAATGAGCTTCAATACTGGATGCAACCTGCAGGAAGTGGAAAGTGTTTCTGTTCagggatatactgtatggtgCTTTACAAATCACAATGtttacagtcatggaagaaatgattagaccacccgaGTTTTTTCagcttattgatccattttaatgcctgccacaactaaaggtacatttctttggacaaatctaatgatgataacaaatatagctcataagagtttcatgtaagagctgatatctcgcaacttccatggttttcttgacgataaccaaaatcacttaagtttttACTTGaacagctatagcattgtactgccaaaatatgtaaatcttatgagctatttttgttgtatttgtccaaacaaaggtacattTAGTTGTATGAGGCTTTaaattgaacaagaaactgaagaaacaagggtagtctaatcattttttccatgactgtacttttaAGGATGACTCCTGACTTAGACGTATTAGACGTGAGAATGTTAAATGTTACAGTGGCACCTGAGGGAGAATGGCTTCTTACTAATGTCTTTCAATGCACCATGAAATGTGACAACGATGACCAGGAATTTTTCATTATGTGCGATTatgtgcttttctttttctttttaatcatAGAAgaagtatataatgtatatgtaaGCTTTTTAGTCAGTGCTTTGAtacaaatcatttaaaaaagaatgactACGTATTTAATTAGCTTGCACTTGTACGGAAAATGTATTACTTGTTTGTATTTGATcacaatagtaataaaaaaaagactgatcTATATTCTAGAATTTGTCAATTGTTTATTCATATTGAAAATATGCCTCTTGGATTGGTTGTTGGTCACAGTTTTGGAACATTTTTCATCAAACGTTCTGTGTAAGGTCTCCAAATGAGgcaaaaacaccccaaaatcTCTTCAATGACTAATTTAATCACAAGTTAAATttgaatattatatattaaaatattgtaaatTGTTTTGTTGAACCACTTTGACGCCTCATAGCGTGAATCCTCAAATCAACAAATCCAATTAAGCGGCTGGTCGCCGGGTGGGTggactacaaaagcaaataactgctgAGGCTGCATAATTGGGTCCAAAATATTACCAttaacagtttttaaaaaaaa is drawn from Dunckerocampus dactyliophorus isolate RoL2022-P2 chromosome 9, RoL_Ddac_1.1, whole genome shotgun sequence and contains these coding sequences:
- the lrrc58b gene encoding leucine-rich repeat-containing protein 58, which encodes MEIASDCVLDYSRLNLNTFTVDGVSDEKRRNTTQLYLNNNRLCSLPSSVTLFSSLQLLDISNNGLSTLSEDITRLTKLRTLIAKNNCLDEVSLPKGFGSMQLEVLNFSGNRFEEIPLQCTKLRRLQSLSLGGNRLKSIPAEIENLVSLELLYLGGNFITAIPPEVANLPYLSYLVLCDNRIQSVPPQLTRLHSLRSLSLHNNLLTYLPREILSLVHLQELSLRGNPLVVRFVKEMTYDPPSLLELAGRTIKSRNMSYSPRDLPTSLLNYLELASKCPNPKCAGVYFDSCVRQIKFVDFCGKYRLPLMHYLCSPECTTSPCSSNPQSDAESEDENSVPADRLQRVLLG